One segment of Panicum virgatum strain AP13 chromosome 1K, P.virgatum_v5, whole genome shotgun sequence DNA contains the following:
- the LOC120655608 gene encoding plant UBX domain-containing protein 7-like: MDRQMVSTFMEVTSCESQAYAVQHLGSCRWNLDEAINLYFSTGGGADPSGAPAPILPEEEVVMEEDNDDDYGVGVGGENGDGTGSTVQDDPSFGEAPYPAPVRVEATGWGNAEPGEREIEPTGWGEAEPGDGGEENVYGGQVPDDAEREDGCNNEDEGGGSNEDDNDQHSNMSYSDNEMNDDDDYWTGMDEDDSYYDASLAEDDGAEGGGEPPRRQPQSSLAEMYQLPFDLMCGGSFHDAKVRAAREDQFLLVNLQTRSGAGDFQSQLHNRDLWSDERVKNVVRGGFVFFLVQKRSSYLHQDECAKVSSFYKLEDDQLPAVLVLDPITGQLLGRRSGAMTPDEFIEYVDGYTKSKPSTMSMPKFVKRTFAPTEISAPAAAAVEQEPAAPEISAPAGASCSEEEPPAPVAETEAPAEMAAADDDEPMEGEKMCKLRIRLPDGTTVAKEFGCRRRVASLFAFCRSAVHGRGGGGEAAAEQQRAFRIMRFARGGFEAVQGGGGVTFEDLRLNNAAVSVVFDA, from the coding sequence ATGGACAGGCAGATGGTCTCCACGTTCATGGAAGTCACGTCCTGCGAGTCGCAGGCGTACGCCGTGCAGCACCTCGGTTCGTGCCGCTGGAACCTCGACGAGGCGATCAATCTCTACTTCAGCACTGGCGGTGGCGCCGACCCGTCAGGTGCACCCGCTCCGATCTTAcccgaggaggaggtggtgatgGAGGAGGACAACGACGACGACTACGGcgttggcgtcggcggcgagaacgGCGATGGCACTGGCAGTACTGTCCAGGACGACCCCTCCTTCGGGGAGGCGCCGTATCCAGCGCCGGTGCGGGTCGAAGCGACCGGGTGGGGAAACGCGGAACCCGGCGAGCGCGAGATTGAGCCGACCGGGTGGGGTGAAGCGGAGCCCGGCGATGGCGGAGAGGAAAACGTCTACGGCGGCCAGGTGCCGGACGACGCGGAGCGAGAAGATGGCTGCAACAACGAggacgagggcggcggcagcaacgAAGACGACAACGATCAGCACAGCAACATGAGCTACAGTGACAACGAGatgaacgacgacgacgactactGGACCGGCATGGACGAAGACGACTCCTACTACGACGCCTCTCTTGCGGAGGACGacggcgcggagggcggcggggagccgccgcggcggcagccgcAGAGCTCGCTGGCGGAGATGTACCAGCTCCCGTTCGACCTCATGTGCGGCGGGTCCTTCCACGACGCCAAGGTTCGCGCGGCAAGGGAGGACCAGTTCCTGCTCGTCAACCTCCAGAcccgcagcggcgccggcgacttCCAGTCGCAGCTGCACAACCGCGACCTGTGGTCGGACGAGCGGGTCAAGAACGTGGTCAGGGGCGGCTTCGTCTTCTTCCTGGTCCAGAAGAGGAGCAGCTACCTGCACCAGGATGAGTGCGCCAAGGTGTCCTCGTTCTACAAGCTCGAAGACGACCAGCTGCCCGCCGTGCTCGTCCTGGACCCCATCACGGGGCAGCTGCTGGGCAGGCGGAGCGGCGCCATGACGCCGGACGAGTTCATCGAGTACGTTGACGGGTACACGAAATCGAAGCCGAGCACCATGTCCATGCCCAAGTTCGTCAAGAGAACCTTCGCGCCTACTGAGATCTCTGCACCTGCCGCTGCGGCCGTCGAACAAGAGCCGGCAGCGCCTGAGATCTCTGCACCTGCTGGCGCCAGCTGCAGCGAGGAAGAACCACCTGCACCGGTGGCGGAGACCGAGGCGCCCGCCGagatggccgccgccgacgacgacgagccgatggaaGGCGAGAAGATGTGCAAGCTGAGGATCCGGCTCCCCGACGGCACCACCGTCGCCAAGGAGTTCGGGTGCAGGCGGAGGGTGGCGTCGCTCTTCGCGTTCTGCAGGTCGGCCGTgcacgggcgcggcggcggaggggaggcggcggcggagcagcagaGGGCGTTCCGGATCATGAGGTTCGCCCGCGGCGGCTTCGAGGCGGtgcagggcggtggcggcgtgacGTTTGAAGATCTGCGGCTGAACAATGCGGCCGTGTCGGTTGTTTTCGATGCGTAG
- the LOC120657289 gene encoding uncharacterized protein LOC120657289 isoform X1 has protein sequence MEGAIPKPSEKRVALVTGGNRGMGFEICWQLASSGLAVVLTARDERKGAEAAARLRRLGLPDVVFHQLDIAEPASAARLADFVRDKFGKLDVLVNNAGIMGVTMEVGDEAAVKEIVFGCINAAFRQGSERDCRMAEAADHAEHPARGGVPENQLPRHQKRHRSAAPTRPILRRRKDRQRDVSVRATQSTRPACHHHRSSSHSAVLQRRGAPAGAERHRHADEAAAGRAGGAVRGGPAARRAGAPRVAGRPGVRGVPGVQGARVRLHEDPRQGQRRAAGQLRAPGLRRDRDELQHGQPDRRGGRQRLRRGRARRAGRRHRRLL, from the exons ATGGAAGGAGCCATCCCCAAGCCATCAGAGAAGAG GGTCGCCCTTGTCACCGGCGGGAACCGGGGCATGGGGTTCGAGATTTGCTGGCAGCTGGCGTCAAGCGGGCTCGCCGTGGTCCTGACGGCGCGGGACGAGAGGAAGGGCGCCGAGGCGGCCGCCAGGCTCCGCAGGCTCGGCCTGCCGGACGTCGTGTTCCACCAGCTGGACATCGCGGAGCCCGCCAGCGCTGCTCGGCTGGCTGACTTCGTCAGGGACAAGTTCGGCAAGCTCGACGTGCTG GTCAACAACGCAGGAATCATGGGGGTGACGATGGAGGTTGGCGACGAGGCAGCCGTCAAGGAAATAGTG TTTGGCTGCATCAACGCAGCGTTCAGGCAAGGATCAGAACGAGATTGCAGAATGGCTGAAGCAGCGGACCACGCAGAACACCCAGCAAGGGGAGGAGTGCCTGAAAATCAACTACCACGGCACCAAAAACGTCACCGAAGCGCTGCTCCCACTCGTCCGATCCTCCGCCGACGGAAGGATCGTCAACGTGACGTCAGCGTTCGGGCTACTCAGAGTACGCGCCCTGCCTGCCACCATCACAGATCATCATCACACTCAGCTG TTCTTCAGCGGCGAGGAGCTCCGGCAGGAGCTGAGCGGCATCGACACGCTGACGAAGCGGCGGCTGGACGAGCTGGCGGCGCTGTTCGTGGAGGAcctgcggcgcggcgagctgggGCGCCGCGGGTGGCCGGCCGACCGGGTGTACGCGGCGTACCAGGCGTCCAAGGCGCTCGTGTGCGCCTACACGAGGATCCTCGCCAGGGACAACGCCGGGCTGCGGGTCAACTGCGTGCACCCGGGCTACGTCGAGACCGAGATGAACTGCAACACGGGCAACCTGACCGCCGCGGAGGGCGCCAGCGTCTCCGTCGCGGTCGCGCTCGCCGAGCAGGGCGGCGTCACCGGCGCCTACTTTGA
- the LOC120657289 gene encoding uncharacterized protein LOC120657289 isoform X3, with protein sequence MEGAIPKPSEKRVALVTGGNRGMGFEICWQLASSGLAVVLTARDERKGAEAAARLRRLGLPDVVFHQLDIAEPASAARLADFVRDKFGKLDVLVNNAGIMGVTMEVGDEAAVKEIVFGCINAAFRQGSERDCRMAEAADHAEHPARGGVPENQLPRHQKRHRSAAPTRPILRRRKDRQRDVSVRATQILQRRGAPAGAERHRHADEAAAGRAGGAVRGGPAARRAGAPRVAGRPGVRGVPGVQGARVRLHEDPRQGQRRAAGQLRAPGLRRDRDELQHGQPDRRGGRQRLRRGRARRAGRRHRRLL encoded by the exons ATGGAAGGAGCCATCCCCAAGCCATCAGAGAAGAG GGTCGCCCTTGTCACCGGCGGGAACCGGGGCATGGGGTTCGAGATTTGCTGGCAGCTGGCGTCAAGCGGGCTCGCCGTGGTCCTGACGGCGCGGGACGAGAGGAAGGGCGCCGAGGCGGCCGCCAGGCTCCGCAGGCTCGGCCTGCCGGACGTCGTGTTCCACCAGCTGGACATCGCGGAGCCCGCCAGCGCTGCTCGGCTGGCTGACTTCGTCAGGGACAAGTTCGGCAAGCTCGACGTGCTG GTCAACAACGCAGGAATCATGGGGGTGACGATGGAGGTTGGCGACGAGGCAGCCGTCAAGGAAATAGTG TTTGGCTGCATCAACGCAGCGTTCAGGCAAGGATCAGAACGAGATTGCAGAATGGCTGAAGCAGCGGACCACGCAGAACACCCAGCAAGGGGAGGAGTGCCTGAAAATCAACTACCACGGCACCAAAAACGTCACCGAAGCGCTGCTCCCACTCGTCCGATCCTCCGCCGACGGAAGGATCGTCAACGTGACGTCAGCGTTCGGGCTACTCAGA TTCTTCAGCGGCGAGGAGCTCCGGCAGGAGCTGAGCGGCATCGACACGCTGACGAAGCGGCGGCTGGACGAGCTGGCGGCGCTGTTCGTGGAGGAcctgcggcgcggcgagctgggGCGCCGCGGGTGGCCGGCCGACCGGGTGTACGCGGCGTACCAGGCGTCCAAGGCGCTCGTGTGCGCCTACACGAGGATCCTCGCCAGGGACAACGCCGGGCTGCGGGTCAACTGCGTGCACCCGGGCTACGTCGAGACCGAGATGAACTGCAACACGGGCAACCTGACCGCCGCGGAGGGCGCCAGCGTCTCCGTCGCGGTCGCGCTCGCCGAGCAGGGCGGCGTCACCGGCGCCTACTTTGA
- the LOC120657289 gene encoding salutaridine reductase-like isoform X2 has translation MEGAIPKPSEKRVALVTGGNRGMGFEICWQLASSGLAVVLTARDERKGAEAAARLRRLGLPDVVFHQLDIAEPASAARLADFVRDKFGKLDVLVNNAGIMGVTMEVGDEAAVKEIVRSGKDQNEIAEWLKQRTTQNTQQGEECLKINYHGTKNVTEALLPLVRSSADGRIVNVTSAFGLLRFFSGEELRQELSGIDTLTKRRLDELAALFVEDLRRGELGRRGWPADRVYAAYQASKALVCAYTRILARDNAGLRVNCVHPGYVETEMNCNTGNLTAAEGASVSVAVALAEQGGVTGAYFDRTEIAPFV, from the exons ATGGAAGGAGCCATCCCCAAGCCATCAGAGAAGAG GGTCGCCCTTGTCACCGGCGGGAACCGGGGCATGGGGTTCGAGATTTGCTGGCAGCTGGCGTCAAGCGGGCTCGCCGTGGTCCTGACGGCGCGGGACGAGAGGAAGGGCGCCGAGGCGGCCGCCAGGCTCCGCAGGCTCGGCCTGCCGGACGTCGTGTTCCACCAGCTGGACATCGCGGAGCCCGCCAGCGCTGCTCGGCTGGCTGACTTCGTCAGGGACAAGTTCGGCAAGCTCGACGTGCTG GTCAACAACGCAGGAATCATGGGGGTGACGATGGAGGTTGGCGACGAGGCAGCCGTCAAGGAAATAGTG CGTTCAGGCAAGGATCAGAACGAGATTGCAGAATGGCTGAAGCAGCGGACCACGCAGAACACCCAGCAAGGGGAGGAGTGCCTGAAAATCAACTACCACGGCACCAAAAACGTCACCGAAGCGCTGCTCCCACTCGTCCGATCCTCCGCCGACGGAAGGATCGTCAACGTGACGTCAGCGTTCGGGCTACTCAGA TTCTTCAGCGGCGAGGAGCTCCGGCAGGAGCTGAGCGGCATCGACACGCTGACGAAGCGGCGGCTGGACGAGCTGGCGGCGCTGTTCGTGGAGGAcctgcggcgcggcgagctgggGCGCCGCGGGTGGCCGGCCGACCGGGTGTACGCGGCGTACCAGGCGTCCAAGGCGCTCGTGTGCGCCTACACGAGGATCCTCGCCAGGGACAACGCCGGGCTGCGGGTCAACTGCGTGCACCCGGGCTACGTCGAGACCGAGATGAACTGCAACACGGGCAACCTGACCGCCGCGGAGGGCGCCAGCGTCTCCGTCGCGGTCGCGCTCGCCGAGCAGGGCGGCGTCACCGGCGCCTACTTTGACCGCACGGAAATAGCACCTTTTGTCTAA
- the LOC120710491 gene encoding salutaridine reductase-like, producing the protein MEGNTGNQSEVAVVTGGNRGIGLEICRQLASNGVTVVLTAREEKRGAEAVSILGSLGLPNVAFHQLDISDPSSALRLADFVKEKFGKLDILVNNAAIDGTISEVGNPETFRQEVAGMDLVEKIGRIRKHIREPYKQAEECLRTNYHGTKAVTKALLPLLHSSSNGRIVNISSRYGLLRFFSGEERKQELNDIDKLSEQRLDELSELFLRDFKDGQLAHRGWPAEGGYIAYKVSKALMNAYSRILAKEHPSLCINCVHPGFVQTDMSFQVGDLTVEEGARGALLMALTPKGGMTGGYLNRTEVVPFI; encoded by the exons ATGGAAGGAAACACAGGCAACCAATCTGA ggTTGCCGTGGTTACAGGAGGGAACAGAGGAATTGGGCTGGAAATATGCAGGCAACTCGCTTCCAATGGAGTCACGGTGGTACTgacggcgagggaggagaagaGGGGCGCCGAAGCAGTCAGCATCCTTGGCTCGCTTGGGCTGCCCAACGTTGCGTTTCATCAACTGGACATCAGCGATCCATCGAGCGCTCTACGCTTAGCTGATTTTGTCAAAGAGAAGTTTGGCAAGCTGGATATATTG GTCAACAATGCAGCAATTGATGGGACGATAAGTGAGGTTGGCAACCCCGAAACTTTCCGGCAAGAG GTCGCAGGAATGGATCTCGTGGAAAAGATTGGTAGAATCAGAAAGCACATCAGGGAGCCTTACAAACAAGCAGAGGAGTGCTTAAGGACCAACTACCATGGGACCAAAGCTGTCACAAAAGCATTGCTTCCTCTCCTACATTCCTCATCCAATGGAAGAATTGTTAACATATCATCTCGCTATGGACTACTCAGG TTTTTCAGTGGAGAGGAACGCAAACAGGAGCTCAACGACATCGACAAATTGTCTGAACAGAGACTGGATGAGCTGTCAGAATTGTTCCTCAGGGACTTCAAGGATGGCCAACTGGCGCATCGCGGGTGGCCTGCGGAAGGAGGGTATATTGCATACAAAGTGTCCAAGGCTCTCATGAATGCTTACTCCAGGATCCTTGCAAAGGAGCATCCATCGTTGTGTATCAATTGCGTGCATCCTGGTTTTGTCCAAACAGACATGAGCTTCCAAGTTGGAGATCTGACAGTCGAGGAGGGCGCGAGGGGAGCGCTCTTGATGGCGCTGACGCCAAAGGGAGGCATGACTGGTGGGTACTTGAACCGCACAGAGGTCGTGCCATTCATTTAA